From Toxorhynchites rutilus septentrionalis strain SRP chromosome 2, ASM2978413v1, whole genome shotgun sequence, a single genomic window includes:
- the LOC129764273 gene encoding uncharacterized protein LOC129764273 isoform X2, with amino-acid sequence MADIIIHSVRQQQASPGTVYHALYGHYFLGISQKNLAIIYGKSLSTIYGWIQKFESEGLYRRKKRAQVFKKFQSEMRQWLVELYCKHPLLFLDEAKEMFQAHFQMTISTSSVCTILHEAGLSWKTIERRAIQIRMEEIVRFVNELLAIPWDIFNLVFLDEKLFEHCGYFPGGFFSPEKGLTQDPNEVDLNIVPN; translated from the exons ATGGCCGATATAATCATTCATTCCGTTCGCCAACAACAGGCCAGTCCTGGAACCGTATACCACGCCCTTTATGGACACTACTTTTTGGGTATTTCCCAAAAGAATTTGGCGATCATTTACGGAAAAAGCCTGTCCACTATTTATGGTTGGATTCAAAAGTTTGAAAGCGAGGGACTTTACCGAAGGAAAAAACGAGCTCAGGTCTTCAAAAAGTTCCAGTCGGAAATGCGACAATGGTTGGTGGAGCTTTATTGCAAGCATCCTCTTTTATTTTTGGACGAAGCCAAGGAGATGTTCCAGGCACATTTCCAGATGACAATAAGTACTTCATCCGTCTGTACTATTCTGCACGAGGCAGGCCTGTCGTGGAAAACCATTGAGAGAAGAGCTATTCAAATTCGTATGGAAGAAATAGTGCGGTTTGTGAATGAGCTCCTCGCCATACCATGGGATATTTTCAATTTAGTTTTCCTCGATGAG AAACTGTTTGAACACTGTGGATACTTCCCTGGAGGATTTTTCAGCCCTGAGAAAGGCTTAACGCAAGATCCAAATGAGGTCGATTTGAATATTGTTCCCAATTAA
- the LOC129764273 gene encoding uncharacterized protein LOC129764273 isoform X1, translating into MADIIIHSVRQQQASPGTVYHALYGHYFLGISQKNLAIIYGKSLSTIYGWIQKFESEGLYRRKKRAQVFKKFQSEMRQWLVELYCKHPLLFLDEAKEMFQAHFQMTISTSSVCTILHEAGLSWKTIERRAIQIRMEEIVRFVNELLAIPWDIFNLVFLDEVSIDNRGTLRQKGYGVVGKKLIFRGEFCRRARSSFLCFLGADGILDSFWTEGTFNRLKFFECCRKFALRNPKVQRYPGFHSVWIMDGARIHCDANLIRYLRSIGIIPIFLPAYCPFFNPIEVIFGLVKKRLQRVHREGEQILAEVCEAMNYFKVYPCQKLFEHCGYFPGGFFSPEKGLTQDPNEVDLNIVPN; encoded by the coding sequence ATGGCCGATATAATCATTCATTCCGTTCGCCAACAACAGGCCAGTCCTGGAACCGTATACCACGCCCTTTATGGACACTACTTTTTGGGTATTTCCCAAAAGAATTTGGCGATCATTTACGGAAAAAGCCTGTCCACTATTTATGGTTGGATTCAAAAGTTTGAAAGCGAGGGACTTTACCGAAGGAAAAAACGAGCTCAGGTCTTCAAAAAGTTCCAGTCGGAAATGCGACAATGGTTGGTGGAGCTTTATTGCAAGCATCCTCTTTTATTTTTGGACGAAGCCAAGGAGATGTTCCAGGCACATTTCCAGATGACAATAAGTACTTCATCCGTCTGTACTATTCTGCACGAGGCAGGCCTGTCGTGGAAAACCATTGAGAGAAGAGCTATTCAAATTCGTATGGAAGAAATAGTGCGGTTTGTGAATGAGCTCCTCGCCATACCATGGGATATTTTCAATTTAGTTTTCCTCGATGAGGTGAGTATTGACAATAGGGGCACGTTACGTCAGAAGGGATATGGTGTCGTAggaaaaaagttaattttcagagGAGAATTTTGTCGCCGTGCTCGTTCATCGTTCTTATGTTTCCTTGGCGCTGATGGAATCCTGGATAGTTTCTGGACTGAAGGCACTTTTAACAGGCTAAAGTTTTTCGAATGCTGCCGAAAGTTTGCCTTGCGGAATCCTAAGGTTCAAAGATATCCAGGATTCCATTCAGTATGGATCATGGACGGTGCGAGGATTCATTGCGACGCTAATCTCATTCGCTATCTTCGATCCATTGGGATCATACCCATATTCCTTCCGGCGTACTGCCCCTTTTTCAATCCCATCGAGGTGATCTTTGGCCTCGTGAAAAAACGTCTTCAGAGAGTACACCGGGAAGGTGAACAAATTCTGGCTGAAGTATGTGAAGCTATGAACTACTTCAAAGTTTATCCTTGCCAGAAACTGTTTGAACACTGTGGATACTTCCCTGGAGGATTTTTCAGCCCTGAGAAAGGCTTAACGCAAGATCCAAATGAGGTCGATTTGAATATTGTTCCCAATTAA